ATTCATTTGTATTGTGCTGTAAAAGCTATTTGATTGTGTTAATTTTCTAGCGGTAATCCATACGCAATTTCCACCTGGAAGCGTTTATCTAATGCTCCTATACTTGCGGCAGCTGATTTTGACAACACGACAATTGCATTTTGGTTCTCGGCATTATCATTAAATTTGCCCACTACTTTTGCGTATGTAACACTTTTCGTCATCGGGTTGGTAATTTTTAGAATGGTACCTACTGGAGCCGACTTGTGTAGCGCAAGGTTACTGGTGCCCTGAGATGAAAGTCCATCAATCCACACACCAATACCACGTTCTGATTTCTCACGGATTCCATAACGGTTTGTTGAAATTTGATTTTCTTCTTTGTTATCATCGTCTGTGGAGTCGGGGCTTACAATTTCGATTCCTTTAGGCTCTACTAATTTTGGTCTTTCCGGTGGGAGCGGTTGATTGGGGATCATGAGTTTCATTCCACCGCTAATGATATTATTTTTTATATTGTTCGCTTTTTTGATATCTTCAACAGAGATACTAAACCTTTTGGATATCGCGTAAAGTGTTTCTTTTTCACCAACAATGTATTCCGTAAAACCCTCTTGCTGCTGCGGATTACGCGGATTTAGCGCTGCCGGATTGCTACGGTCGTTAGTAATGACAGGTTTCGCTTTTCGACCGGTCGGAATCTTAACGATCTGACCAAGATTTAGCGTACCATTACCATTTATTTGAGTCAATTGTCCTACCGTTGTTTTATACTTCTTACTTAGCTGGTAGTAATTGTCTCCTTTTTCAATTTTGAATAGTATAAATTCTTCACCATTAATCACCTCATTTCCGATTGAATCGGGAATAGAATAAGTAGATAAAGATGTTGAATTTTTCGCTTCAACGTGTTGAATAGCTACTACCACGATGGATAGCATAGCTATCTTTTTATATGTCTTTAATTCGAATAAAACTTTCATATATTTTGCAATTATACTAAATACGAAACAAACTCCCGTTTATTATCTGTCAAAAGGAATATTTGTCTGTGAATAAGAAAATAAATGTTGAAGAGCTTTAATTCCAGTCCCGAAACCGCAAGGATAGACTCTATCAACATTTCTCTTGTCGATTGAACTAACCTGATTTGATAGCGATTATTTTTTTGTTTTTCATAGAAAGCCCAAATAAAGTAGTCATTCACGCTATTTATCCAGATATCACCATCAATAGGGAAGTCCTTCAAAAATAGGGGTATTTCACCATTATAGATAATTGGATAGACAAGTTGACTGCTATAAGGTTTAATGGTAATCAAATTTTTGCTTTCAATTGACATCGACTGGATATTCAAAAATAATTCAAGACCCTGCACTACTGTTTTGGGCCTAATAATCAATCCTTGATCAACAAGATTGATGAAAACATAATTAAACCAAGTTTCTTGATACTGT
The genomic region above belongs to Sphingobacterium zeae and contains:
- a CDS encoding LysM peptidoglycan-binding domain-containing protein, with translation MKVLFELKTYKKIAMLSIVVVAIQHVEAKNSTSLSTYSIPDSIGNEVINGEEFILFKIEKGDNYYQLSKKYKTTVGQLTQINGNGTLNLGQIVKIPTGRKAKPVITNDRSNPAALNPRNPQQQEGFTEYIVGEKETLYAISKRFSISVEDIKKANNIKNNIISGGMKLMIPNQPLPPERPKLVEPKGIEIVSPDSTDDDNKEENQISTNRYGIREKSERGIGVWIDGLSSQGTSNLALHKSAPVGTILKITNPMTKSVTYAKVVGKFNDNAENQNAIVVLSKSAAASIGALDKRFQVEIAYGLPLEN